In Halobacteria archaeon AArc-dxtr1, the sequence ACGCACAGGCGACCCAGCCGACGACCGCCGCGGTGTACACTGGATGGTCGGCCCTAAAGCCCCCGACTCCGATAGCGAGAGCGACCGGGAGCAGGAGGGTAAGCGGTGCGAGTGCCGCACACCGGAGGATCCACGGCGCCTCGCGACCCGTCAGTCGCGGTTCGACGACGGCCCAGGGACAGCTCATGACGAGTGACAGTACTCCGTCATCGCGGCCTGGGAGAATCCGAACCGCGTACTCGATGCGCGCCAGTCGGAGGACCAGCGCGTGACTCCACTCGTGGACGAGCAACCCGCCACAGATACCGACGAGGAGGGTGAAACCGGCGAACAGTAGTGAGGGATCCATCGATCTCCGAGTTGCTCTCGTTCTCGAGGATGTCGTTATCAATCCGTTGGTAGCCGGTTCGAGGAGGGGTGAGGATTAAAGTAGTGAGGAGTGGTATGATACAACATGGCATTCGGCGAGACACTCGAGTTCGGGCACAACGATCGCAGGCGGATCTACGAGTACGTCGAGCGCAACGGCGCTGTCGATCCAGACAGCGCCCGCGAGGCACTCGGAATCGAGCCGGCTGGCTTTCGACACCACGCCGCGATCTTAAAACGGGACGGGCAGTTGCAGCTTAAACACGGAATGCTCCGGGTCACCATCGACGCCGGGACGACCGAGGAGTACGTCTCCGAGGAGCTATCCTTTCATATCCGGCCGGCGAAACAGGAGGATCTGACGGGGATCGTCGGTGCGATTCGACAGGTAGCCGAGGAGCGCACCTACATCGTCGCTGAAAGTGTCGCCGACGAGATCGACCATGAGAGCGCGCTCCTACGGTACAACGAGATCGAGTCGCGGATGTTCTTCGTCGCGACCGTCGAGAACGAGGTCGTCGGCTGGGTTCACCTGAACGCGCCCGAGTTGGACAAACTGAGCCACACTGCGGAGGTTACCGTCGGCGTCTTAGAGGAGTACCGTGGCCACGGAATCGGTTCACACCTCCTCTCGCGCGGACTCGAGTGGGCCGGCACGAACGGCTACGAGAAAGTCTATCAGAGCATCCCATCGACGAACAAAGAGGCCATCGGATTCCTCGAGACCCACGGCTGGGAGACCGAAGCAGTGCGCGAGGATCACTACAAGCTCGACGGACGCTACGTCGACGAAGTCATGATGGCGATCGAACTGTAAGCGGTCAGGGCCGTCAGGTGGGCAACAGCGCTCCTGTCGCCTCGATCACCCGGATCTCGCGTTCGAACTCGCGTCTCGGCAGTCGTCGGTCAGGAGGAATCAGGACTGTGGGTGACATAAACGTCGAGTTCGTTCACGTCGTCGCTTCGTTCTTCGGCGTGACTGAAACGGACCTCAACGGCGACCGCCTCGTCCGTGTCGGTTGTGATCCCTTCGTGGAGACGATCCGTCAGCTCCGGTAGCTGGTCGGGATCGTCGCCTGAGACGGTGACGACGACTCGATCGATCGATCGGATCGGATACTCGTCGTCGAGTATCACCTCGGTGGATTCGGCCTCGAGATCGGCATACTCGGGCTCTTCGAGTGCCGCCTCGATCTCTTCGTTCGCACTCGAGGTTAACTGCGTCGCGTGGAAATCCAGCAGAGTGACGCTGACCAGCGGTGCGGCGAGTACGAGAAGCCCGACACCGAAAATCCCCGCGTACGTGTAGGTCGGTCGGCGGGTCGGCGAGACGTCGAACAGCCCCTGGGGACGGTAGCCGGCGATCCACAGCGTAGCCAGCGCGGCGAGGTTTATCGAGAGGACGTTCACCACTACGAGGACGGCCGCCCCGACCGCCGCCCCATACATCCCCCAGGCGACCGTAATTCCGACTGCGGCAGCGGGTGGAATGAGCGCCGCGGCGATCATCACGCCGACGATGGCCTCCGAGAAGCCCCGCGTCAGACTCAAAATTCCGGCGACGCCGGCACCGAGTGCGACTGCCAGAGAGAACAGGTTCGGTGAGACTCGCTCTTGTAGTTCGGCGGCGACGACGATGTCGACTCCGGCCGGTTCGAGACCCGCCAGGCGGGCGAGGGTGGCGAGGCCGATCGAGGCGACGATTACGAACGCGAGCCCGACGAGCTGGTAGGTAAACCCCGTCGACTTGAGACCGTCGTCGCCGGTTACGATCCCGACGTTCGCGGCAAGTGCCGGGCCGATCAACGGAGCGATTACCATCGACCCGACCACCACCGCCGGCGAGTCGGCCAGCAGCCCGGACGTGGCCACGACGGCACTGATGAACAACATCGTCACGTAAATCGAAAACGGCGGCGTGAGTTCCTCCGATCTGGTCCTGAGTACCTGTCTCGACGTCCGCTCGCCCCCCTGCACACTCGAACGCTGTCGTTCTAACAGGTCGTCGAACCGGTGTGAGATCACCGTTTCGGCGTCGACGACGATAACGCGCGCCTCTTCACCGACCCCGACTCGCTTCAGACGATCGAGGACGGGTTCGACGGCTCTGGTCGGAAGCGGGAACCGCACTACTGCCGCGTACCCTCGTCCGCTCGTCTCGTCGCTTACGACGTAGTCGATTTGTTCGTCCTCGAGAACGTCGAGCACGGTCTGCCGATCCTCCTCCGGGACCGTGATCTCAAGGTATCGCATGGGTTTGGGACCACCCCGAGAAATATATGGGTTGGTCCCAGCGGCAGGGAGACCGGAGCGTGAGTCACAGACGAGTCGTTTGCAGCGTCACTCCTCCGGGTTGGGGCCGGCAGTCGCCTCCGCCTCCTGTAGTTCGAACAGACCGTCGTACTCGGCGGGCAGCTGCCTCTTGAGTTCGTGCATGACGCTGTCGTCGACCGCCTCGTCGACGACCTCTATCACGACCATCGCGCGATAGGCCGCGTCCTCGTGGCCCTCGCTGCCGAGTTCTTCGGCCGTGGTGACGTGGTCGACGAACTCCTGCCAGTCGAAGCGCTCGACGTGGTCGACCTTGGTTAAGTGGCGGCCGATCTCGTCTGGAAGTTGCGCACCAATGTTCTCGGCCTCACCGGGCTGGAGACGCCGGCTGAGCGTCTCGAGGGTCCCCGCGTCGAGCTCAGCGCTGCCTCCCGGGAGTCGAGCTGTGCGCGGTGTTGGACCTCGCCGATGAATTCGTCGTACTGCATGTGCGGGCGTTGGCCGGCTCATCGTGAGGGGCTGCTACCTTCAGGTGAAGGGGCCAACAGTAGATGAGCGACCGGTGTCGCCGACAGCTCTCCTCGCGAGCGGCATCGACCAGTCCCGTCGTCGAGAACTGTGAGAATCGAAAGACAGTTTTCCGAACGGCGGCTACGCCGCGGTATGCTCTCGATCGCGCTTGCCGGAAAGCCAAACGCCGGCAAGTCGACCTTCTATACGGCGGCGACCATGGCCGAGGTTGACGTCGCCAACTACCCATTCACGACGATCGACGCCAACCGCGGTGTCAGCTACGTCCGGACCGACTGCCCCTGTCTGGACCGCGCGCAGCGTTGCAACGCCGACAACTGCGAGGACGGTAAGCGCTTCGTCCCGATCGAGCTGTTGGACGTCGCGGGCCTCGTCCCCGGCGCCCACGAGGGGAAGGGACTGGGCAACCAGTTCTTAGACGAACTCACGAACGCGGACGTCATCGTCAACGTGATCGATGCCTCCGGAGGGACCAACGCGAAGGGCGAACCCGTCGATATCGGCGCACACGACCCGATCGAGGACGTCGACTTCGTCGAGGAGGAGA encodes:
- a CDS encoding GNAT family N-acetyltransferase, encoding MAFGETLEFGHNDRRRIYEYVERNGAVDPDSAREALGIEPAGFRHHAAILKRDGQLQLKHGMLRVTIDAGTTEEYVSEELSFHIRPAKQEDLTGIVGAIRQVAEERTYIVAESVADEIDHESALLRYNEIESRMFFVATVENEVVGWVHLNAPELDKLSHTAEVTVGVLEEYRGHGIGSHLLSRGLEWAGTNGYEKVYQSIPSTNKEAIGFLETHGWETEAVREDHYKLDGRYVDEVMMAIEL
- a CDS encoding TIGR00341 family protein; translated protein: MRYLEITVPEEDRQTVLDVLEDEQIDYVVSDETSGRGYAAVVRFPLPTRAVEPVLDRLKRVGVGEEARVIVVDAETVISHRFDDLLERQRSSVQGGERTSRQVLRTRSEELTPPFSIYVTMLFISAVVATSGLLADSPAVVVGSMVIAPLIGPALAANVGIVTGDDGLKSTGFTYQLVGLAFVIVASIGLATLARLAGLEPAGVDIVVAAELQERVSPNLFSLAVALGAGVAGILSLTRGFSEAIVGVMIAAALIPPAAAVGITVAWGMYGAAVGAAVLVVVNVLSINLAALATLWIAGYRPQGLFDVSPTRRPTYTYAGIFGVGLLVLAAPLVSVTLLDFHATQLTSSANEEIEAALEEPEYADLEAESTEVILDDEYPIRSIDRVVVTVSGDDPDQLPELTDRLHEGITTDTDEAVAVEVRFSHAEERSDDVNELDVYVTHSPDSS
- a CDS encoding DUF2267 domain-containing protein; its protein translation is MSRPTPAHAVRRIHRRGPTPRTARLPGGSAELDAGTLETLSRRLQPGEAENIGAQLPDEIGRHLTKVDHVERFDWQEFVDHVTTAEELGSEGHEDAAYRAMVVIEVVDEAVDDSVMHELKRQLPAEYDGLFELQEAEATAGPNPEE